One segment of Chryseobacterium turcicum DNA contains the following:
- a CDS encoding PspC family transcriptional regulator: MFDNLRHKMEREWFGVLTRMGAKLGIPVSKLRIFFIYSTFATAGFFFLIYLGLAFILWIKDIFITRRPSVFDL; this comes from the coding sequence ATGTTTGATAATCTACGCCACAAAATGGAACGCGAATGGTTTGGTGTACTCACAAGAATGGGTGCTAAACTAGGAATTCCGGTTTCTAAACTGAGAATTTTCTTTATCTATTCTACCTTTGCAACGGCAGGATTTTTCTTTTTAATTTATCTTGGCTTGGCTTTTATCCTTTGGATTAAAGACATTTTTATCACCAGACGACCAAGCGTTTTTGACCTTTAA